One part of the Rutidosis leptorrhynchoides isolate AG116_Rl617_1_P2 chromosome 1, CSIRO_AGI_Rlap_v1, whole genome shotgun sequence genome encodes these proteins:
- the LOC139869615 gene encoding tonoplast dicarboxylate transporter, producing the protein MDENSTSLLLPLHGSGEDLVYRSSSFRTQIRSIFTLKNFFISLGPLLCSLICVCVKLDDGGNKTSRNMLGVIAWVFAWWLTEAVPMPITSMSPLFLFPVFGIAAADDVAHSYMDDVISLVLGSFILALAVEHYNIHRRLALNITLLFCGDPLNPQLLLLGICATTAFVSMWMHNVAAAVMMMPVATGILQRLPSSSSVESTTVVSKFCKAVVLGVIYSAPIGGMSTLTGTGVNLILVGMWKSYFPEADPISFSKWFLFGFPLALLLFFALWAILCLVYCPTRSDDTLSAYLDKAHLKRELDLLGPMAFAEKMVLSVFSMLIVLWMTRSITDDIPGWGVLFDDRVGDGTVSVMMATLLFIIPNQKQQGEKLMDWNKCKKLPWNIVLLLGAGFAIAQGVRTSGLADVLSKMLDFLGQIPYLSIAPCICVISGIITEFTSNNATTTLLVPLLIQIAHNMNVHPLLLMIPGAIGAQFAFLLPTGTPSNIVGFTTGHIDIIDMIKTGLPLKIAGTLALSLLMPTLGALVFVKN; encoded by the exons atggaTGAAAACTCGACATCCTTACTCCTGCCTTTACACGGCAGTGGTGAAGATTTAGTCTACAGATCGAGCAGCTTCCGCACCCAAATCAGAtcaatttttacactaaaaaattTCTTCATATCGTTAGGTCCTCTGTTATGCAGTTTAATATGTGTATGTGTGAAGTTGGATGATGGCGGAAATAAAACTAGCAGGAACATGTTGGGGGTAATTGCTTGGGTGTTTGCATGGTGGCTAACGGAGGCTGTTCCCATGCCAATAACATCCATGTCCCCTTTGTTTCTGTTCCCGGTTTTTGGCATAGCAGCAGCCGATGACGTGGCACACTCTTACATGGATGATGTCATCTCCCTTGTTCTTGGAAGTTTTATACTTGCTCTTGCTGTTGAGCATTACAATATTCACAGAAGATTGGCCTTGAAT ATAACATTGCTATTCTGTGGGGACCCACTGAATCCACAACTCCTCCTACTTGGAATCTGTGCCACGACAGCATTTGTAAGCATGTGGATGCACAACGTAGCGGCTGCCGTCATGATGATGCCCGTAGCCACCGGAATCCTCCAGAGGCTGCCATCCTCATCGTCTGTTGAATCCACAACAGTCGTAAGTAAGTTTTGCAAAGCTGTGGTACTTGGAGTCATATACTCTGCGCCAATAGGTGGGATGAGCACACTCACAGGGACAGGTGTCAATCTCATATTGGTTGGGATGTGGAAAAGCTATTTTCCTGAAGCTGATCCAATAAGCTTTAGTAAATGGTTCTTGTTTGGATTCCCATTGGCGTTGTTGCTGTTTTTTGCTTTGTGGGCCATACTTTGTCTTGTCTACTGCCCAACAAGATCTGATGATACTCTTTCAGCTTATCTGGATAAAGCCCATTTAAAGAGGGAGCTTGATTTATTAG gtCCAATGGCATTCGCAGAAAAGATGGTGTTAAGTGTGTTTTCG ATGTTAATTGTTTTATGGATGACGAGAAGCATAACGGATGATATTCCCGGATGGGGAGTACTTTTCGACGATCGTGTAGGTGATGGAACCGTTAGT GTGATGATGGCAACTTTACTCTTTATAATCCCTAACCAAAAACAACAAGGAGAAAAGTTAATGGACTGGAACAAATGCAAAAAACTACCATGGAATATCGTTTTATTACTTGGTGCTGGTTTTGCAATTGCGCAAGGAGTAAGAACGAGCGGCCTTGCAGACGTGTTGTCCAAAATGCTTGATTTTCTTGGGCAAATACCATACTTGTCGATTGCTCCATGTATTTGTGTTATAAGTGGAATCATCACCGAGTTTACATCAAACAACGCTACCACAACTCTTCTCGTTCCATTACTGATTCAAATCGCACACAATATGAATGTACATCCGCTTCTTCTTATGATTCCCGGAGCCATCGGTGCTCAATTTGCTTTCTTGCTTCCTACCGGCACCCCGTCAAATATAGTAGGATTCACAACAGGACATATCGATATCATAGACATGATAAAGACCGGTTTACCACTAAAGATTGCTGGAACACTTGCATTGTCACTTTTAATGCCTACTCTTG GGGCACTTGTGTTTGTGAAGAACTGA